Proteins encoded within one genomic window of Jiangella mangrovi:
- the argJ gene encoding bifunctional glutamate N-acetyltransferase/amino-acid acetyltransferase ArgJ, whose protein sequence is MSVTAAAGFRAAGVVAGLKPSGKPDVALVVNDGPLSAAAAVFTSNRCKANPVLWSERTIADGRLTAVVLNSGGANCYNGPEGFQTTHASAELVAELTGGQAFDVAVCSTGLIGQPLDRPILEAGIRAAHAELSPDGGSAAATAIMTTDTVAKESTASGEGWVVGGMAKGAGMLAPALATMLVVITTDAVADAATLDAALRAATKSTFDRLDTDGCMSTNDTVALLASGASGVTPPAEELTAAVAAVCADLARQLWHDAEGAHHDIAIEVVGAASEDDAVEVARSVARSNLFKAAVFGNDPNWGRVLAAVGTTRAAFEPEKIDISMNGVKVCVAGGTQFGRPSTDVDLSGRDVHVLVELNAGPATATILTSDLTHDYVHENSAYST, encoded by the coding sequence GTGAGCGTCACCGCGGCCGCCGGCTTCCGGGCGGCGGGCGTGGTCGCGGGACTGAAGCCCAGCGGCAAGCCCGACGTCGCGCTCGTCGTCAACGACGGCCCGCTCAGCGCGGCCGCCGCCGTCTTCACGTCGAACCGGTGCAAGGCCAACCCGGTGCTGTGGAGCGAGCGGACCATCGCCGACGGGAGGCTGACCGCCGTCGTGCTGAACTCCGGCGGCGCCAACTGTTACAACGGCCCCGAGGGCTTCCAGACCACGCACGCCAGCGCCGAGCTCGTCGCCGAGCTGACCGGCGGCCAGGCGTTCGACGTCGCCGTCTGCTCCACCGGGCTCATCGGCCAGCCGCTCGACCGGCCGATCCTCGAGGCCGGCATCCGCGCCGCCCACGCCGAGCTGTCGCCCGACGGCGGCTCCGCGGCGGCGACGGCGATCATGACGACCGACACCGTGGCGAAGGAGTCCACCGCGTCGGGGGAAGGCTGGGTCGTTGGCGGCATGGCCAAGGGCGCCGGCATGCTCGCGCCCGCGCTGGCCACGATGCTCGTCGTCATCACCACCGACGCCGTCGCCGACGCCGCCACGCTGGACGCCGCGCTGCGTGCCGCCACGAAGAGCACGTTCGACCGGCTCGACACCGACGGCTGCATGTCCACCAACGACACCGTCGCGCTGCTGGCCAGCGGCGCCTCCGGGGTGACGCCGCCGGCCGAGGAGCTGACGGCCGCGGTCGCCGCCGTCTGTGCCGACCTCGCGCGGCAGCTCTGGCACGACGCCGAGGGCGCGCACCACGACATCGCCATCGAGGTCGTCGGCGCGGCGAGCGAGGACGACGCCGTCGAGGTCGCCCGCTCCGTCGCCCGCAGCAACCTGTTCAAGGCCGCGGTCTTCGGCAACGACCCGAACTGGGGCCGCGTGCTGGCCGCCGTCGGCACCACGCGGGCCGCCTTCGAGCCCGAGAAGATCGACATCTCGATGAACGGCGTCAAGGTCTGCGTCGCCGGCGGCACCCAGTTCGGCCGCCCATCCACGGACGTCGATCTGTCCGGCCGCGACGTGCACGTGCTGGTCGAGCTGAATGCCGGGCCGGCGACGGCGACGATCCTGACGAGCGACCTCACGCACGACTACGTGCACGAGAACTCGGCGTACTCGACGTGA
- a CDS encoding arginine repressor, with the protein MTQPATRAARHGRIAEILAQTPIRSQTELAERLSESGIEVTQGTLSRDLDELGAVKIRGAGGSLVYALPGEGGDMRPRAAEEGAVDARLVRVCEEILVSARSSANLVVLRTPPGAAQYLASAIDHAAHAGLLGTIAGDDTVLVITTDPAGGERVAAWFLALAEGNVPAPPS; encoded by the coding sequence ATGACGCAGCCGGCCACCCGCGCGGCCCGGCACGGCCGGATCGCCGAGATCCTGGCGCAGACGCCGATCCGGTCGCAGACGGAGCTGGCCGAGCGGCTGTCCGAGAGCGGCATCGAGGTCACGCAGGGCACGCTCTCGCGCGACCTCGACGAGCTGGGCGCGGTGAAGATCCGCGGCGCCGGCGGCTCGCTCGTGTACGCGCTGCCCGGCGAGGGCGGCGACATGCGCCCCCGCGCGGCGGAAGAGGGCGCCGTCGACGCCCGGCTCGTCCGCGTGTGTGAGGAGATCCTGGTCTCGGCGCGGTCGTCGGCCAACCTGGTAGTGCTGCGCACCCCGCCGGGCGCCGCGCAGTACCTCGCGTCGGCGATCGACCATGCAGCCCACGCGGGCCTGTTGGGCACCATCGCGGGCGACGACACGGTCCTCGTCATCACGACCGACCCGGCGGGCGGGGAGCGCGTGGCCGCCTGGTTCCTGGCCCTCGCCGAGGGCAACGTGCCCGCGCCGCCGTCATGA
- the argH gene encoding argininosuccinate lyase: MSSSALWGGRFEGGPSDALAALSKSTHFDWRLAPYDIAGSKAHATVLERAGLLTPSELAAMLDGLDRLAADVASGAFAPAPDDEDVHTALERGLIERVGADLGGKLRAGRSRNDQVATLFRMYLRESARTVSGLVLDVVDALVAQASAQFGVAMPGRTHLQHAQPVLLSHHLLAHAWALLRDVDRLRDWDRRTDSSPYGGGALAGSSLGLDPLFVAQELGFSTSAENSIDGTASRDFVAEAAFVFAMIGIDVSRIAEEIILWATKEFSFVTLDDAWSTGSSIMPQKKNPDIAELARGKAGRLVGNLSGLLTTLKALPLAYNRDLQEDKEPVFDSVDTLTVLLPAFTGLVATLRFAPDRLEELAPQGFSLATDVAEWLVREGVPFRSAHEIAGACVRACEARGLELWELSDADLVEISPSLTPGVRSVLSVAGSLASRSARGGTAPERVREQLAAVQDAVAAGRAWS, translated from the coding sequence GTGAGTAGCAGTGCACTGTGGGGCGGCCGGTTCGAGGGCGGTCCGTCGGACGCGCTGGCCGCGCTGTCGAAGTCGACGCACTTCGACTGGCGGCTCGCGCCGTACGACATCGCCGGCTCGAAGGCGCACGCGACGGTGCTCGAGCGGGCCGGGCTGCTGACGCCGTCGGAGCTGGCCGCGATGCTGGACGGGCTGGACCGGCTGGCCGCCGACGTCGCGTCGGGTGCCTTCGCGCCCGCGCCGGATGACGAGGACGTGCACACCGCGCTCGAGCGCGGGCTGATCGAGCGGGTGGGCGCCGACCTGGGTGGGAAGCTGCGCGCCGGCCGGTCGCGCAACGACCAGGTGGCCACGCTGTTCCGGATGTACCTGCGCGAGTCGGCGCGGACGGTGTCCGGGCTGGTGCTCGACGTGGTCGACGCGCTGGTCGCGCAGGCGTCCGCGCAGTTCGGGGTCGCCATGCCGGGGCGGACGCATCTGCAGCACGCGCAGCCCGTCCTGCTGTCGCACCACCTGCTGGCGCACGCGTGGGCCCTGCTCCGCGACGTCGACCGGTTGCGCGACTGGGACCGGCGCACCGACTCCTCGCCCTACGGCGGCGGGGCGCTGGCGGGGTCGTCGCTGGGTCTGGACCCGCTGTTCGTCGCCCAGGAGCTGGGCTTCTCGACGTCGGCGGAGAACTCGATCGACGGGACCGCGTCGCGCGACTTCGTCGCCGAGGCGGCCTTCGTGTTCGCGATGATCGGCATCGACGTGTCGCGGATCGCCGAAGAGATCATCCTGTGGGCGACGAAGGAGTTCTCGTTCGTCACCCTCGACGACGCCTGGTCCACGGGGTCGTCGATCATGCCGCAGAAGAAGAACCCGGACATCGCCGAACTGGCGCGCGGCAAGGCGGGCCGGCTGGTGGGGAACCTCTCGGGGCTGCTGACGACGCTGAAGGCGCTGCCGCTCGCGTACAACCGCGACCTGCAGGAGGACAAGGAACCCGTCTTCGATTCCGTCGACACGCTGACCGTGCTGCTGCCCGCGTTCACAGGGCTGGTGGCGACGCTTCGGTTCGCGCCCGATCGGCTGGAGGAGCTTGCGCCGCAGGGGTTCTCGCTGGCCACCGACGTCGCGGAGTGGCTGGTCCGCGAGGGGGTGCCGTTCCGGTCGGCGCACGAGATCGCGGGGGCGTGCGTGCGGGCGTGTGAGGCGCGCGGTCTGGAACTGTGGGAGTTGTCGGACGCCGATCTGGTGGAGATCTCGCCGTCGCTGACGCCCGGGGTGCGGTCGGTGCTGTCGGTGGCGGGATCGTTGGCCTCGCGGTCCGCGCGCGGCGGGACGGCGCCGGAGCGGGTACGCGAGCAGCTCGCCGCCGTGCAGGACGCGGTGGCAGCTGGGCGGGCCTGGTCCTAG
- a CDS encoding Uma2 family endonuclease gives MTVPRSDELPPLNPGPITRAELDAMPDDGRRHELLDGVLLVTPAPARRHQRATLRLWRLLDDACPSGFEAIAAPFDVALSDDTVLEPDLLVARADDYTERDLPTAPLLAVEVLSPSTRRYDLLLKRSRYEAAGTASYWVVDPEEPSITAWELRDGAYAEVGRASGIDALELTQPYPVRVVPAKLVASR, from the coding sequence ATGACCGTTCCGCGCAGCGACGAGCTGCCGCCGCTCAACCCGGGGCCGATCACCCGGGCCGAGCTGGACGCGATGCCCGATGACGGGCGGCGGCACGAACTCCTCGACGGGGTGCTGCTCGTGACGCCCGCACCGGCGCGGCGGCATCAACGCGCGACCCTACGACTCTGGCGACTGCTCGACGACGCCTGCCCGAGCGGGTTCGAGGCCATAGCGGCGCCGTTCGACGTCGCGCTGAGCGACGACACAGTGCTCGAACCGGACCTGCTCGTCGCCCGTGCCGACGACTACACCGAGCGGGATCTGCCGACGGCGCCGTTGCTGGCGGTCGAGGTGCTGTCGCCGTCCACCCGGCGGTACGACCTGCTGCTGAAGCGGTCTCGCTACGAGGCCGCCGGCACGGCGTCGTACTGGGTCGTCGACCCGGAGGAACCGTCCATCACGGCCTGGGAGCTGCGCGACGGCGCCTATGCCGAGGTCGGCCGTGCCAGCGGCATCGACGCCCTCGAACTCACTCAGCCGTACCCTGTGCGCGTCGTCCCGGCCAAGCTGGTCGCGTCCCGCTGA
- a CDS encoding phosphotransferase family protein: MSPVTASGVRATWESLPAAVRAGVEDVLGSPVVAAVNQSGGFSPGLAARVRCADGGRAFVKAVGTPLNPESPDIHRREAVVTAALPDGVPVPRLRGTFDDGDWVALVFDEVDGRMPHEPWRPDELSVVVRAVTELSRSLTPCPVPSPLVAADEVGDIMLGYRELAADPPADLDPWERRHLDQLADLAASALDVVDGDTLVHFDLRADNVLLSGDDVWFVDWPWAFRGAAWIDSVMLLKNAAFHGHDPEPYLQDHPLLADVDPWHVTAFVAGMAGFFGSSGRRPAPPGLPTLRAFQLAQHATTLAWVRRRTGWE; this comes from the coding sequence ATGTCGCCCGTCACCGCGTCCGGAGTCCGCGCCACCTGGGAGTCGCTGCCGGCGGCCGTGCGCGCCGGTGTCGAGGACGTGCTCGGCTCACCGGTGGTCGCCGCCGTCAACCAGTCCGGCGGCTTCTCCCCCGGCCTGGCCGCGCGCGTGCGCTGCGCCGACGGCGGCCGGGCGTTCGTCAAGGCGGTCGGCACGCCGCTCAACCCGGAGTCGCCGGACATCCACCGGCGCGAGGCCGTGGTCACCGCGGCCCTGCCCGACGGCGTGCCGGTCCCGCGGCTGCGGGGCACGTTCGACGACGGCGACTGGGTCGCCCTGGTCTTCGACGAGGTCGACGGCAGGATGCCGCACGAGCCGTGGCGGCCGGACGAGCTGAGCGTCGTGGTCCGCGCGGTGACGGAGCTGTCGCGGTCGCTGACGCCGTGCCCGGTGCCGTCGCCGCTGGTCGCGGCCGACGAGGTCGGCGACATCATGCTGGGCTACCGGGAGCTCGCGGCCGACCCGCCCGCCGACCTCGACCCGTGGGAGCGCCGGCACCTCGACCAGCTGGCCGACCTGGCCGCGTCCGCGCTGGACGTCGTCGACGGCGACACGCTGGTCCACTTCGACCTGCGCGCCGACAACGTGCTGCTGTCCGGCGACGACGTGTGGTTCGTGGACTGGCCGTGGGCGTTCCGGGGCGCGGCGTGGATCGACTCGGTGATGCTGCTGAAGAACGCGGCGTTCCACGGCCACGATCCCGAGCCCTACCTGCAGGACCACCCGCTGCTCGCGGACGTCGACCCGTGGCACGTGACGGCGTTCGTGGCCGGCATGGCCGGGTTCTTCGGCTCGAGTGGCCGGCGGCCGGCGCCGCCCGGGCTGCCGACGCTGCGCGCCTTCCAGCTCGCCCAGCACGCGACGACGCTCGCCTGGGTCCGCCGGCGCACCGGCTGGGAGTGA
- the argC gene encoding N-acetyl-gamma-glutamyl-phosphate reductase: protein MGATVAIAGASGYAGGELLRLLLAHPELGVGTVTAHSKAGEKLGAHHPQLIELADRTLEPTTAETLAGHDVVILALPHGASAQIAAQLPDDVLVLDCGADHRLTDAAAWQRFYGTEHAGSWPYGLPELVHADGHKQRDALPGARRIAVPGCNVTAVTLALAPGLAAGVVAPDDLVAVLACGTSGAGKSLKPHLLASEIMGAASPYAVGGVHRHIPEIQQNLQLASGGTPVTLSFTPTLVPMSRGILATVTAKLSDGVDGGSVRAAWEQAYADEPFVHLLPEGRWPTTAAVLGANTAHVQVTVDEAAGRVVAVAAIDNLTKGTAGAAVQSANLALGLPETLGLPTTGVAP, encoded by the coding sequence ATGGGAGCGACTGTGGCGATCGCGGGAGCGAGCGGCTATGCGGGCGGCGAGCTGCTGCGCCTGCTGCTCGCGCACCCCGAACTCGGAGTAGGGACGGTGACCGCGCACTCGAAGGCGGGCGAGAAGCTGGGCGCGCACCACCCACAGCTGATCGAGCTGGCCGACCGGACCCTCGAGCCGACGACGGCCGAGACGCTGGCCGGGCATGACGTGGTGATCCTGGCGCTGCCGCACGGGGCGTCGGCGCAGATCGCCGCGCAGCTGCCCGACGACGTGCTGGTGCTCGACTGCGGCGCCGACCACCGCCTGACCGACGCCGCCGCCTGGCAGAGGTTCTACGGCACCGAGCACGCCGGCAGCTGGCCCTACGGCCTGCCGGAGCTCGTCCACGCCGACGGACACAAGCAGCGCGACGCACTCCCCGGCGCCCGGCGGATCGCCGTCCCCGGCTGCAACGTCACCGCCGTCACGCTCGCGCTCGCCCCCGGCCTGGCCGCCGGCGTCGTCGCCCCCGACGACCTCGTGGCGGTGCTGGCCTGTGGCACGTCCGGCGCCGGGAAGTCGCTGAAGCCGCACCTGCTGGCCAGCGAGATCATGGGCGCCGCCAGCCCGTACGCGGTCGGCGGCGTGCACCGGCACATCCCCGAGATCCAGCAGAACCTCCAGCTGGCCTCCGGCGGCACCCCGGTGACGCTCTCCTTCACCCCTACGCTCGTCCCGATGAGCCGGGGCATCCTCGCCACGGTGACGGCCAAACTGAGCGACGGCGTCGACGGTGGCAGCGTGCGGGCCGCGTGGGAGCAGGCCTACGCCGACGAGCCGTTCGTCCACCTGCTGCCCGAGGGCCGGTGGCCGACCACGGCCGCCGTCCTCGGCGCCAACACCGCGCACGTCCAGGTGACGGTCGACGAGGCCGCCGGGCGGGTGGTCGCGGTCGCCGCCATCGACAACCTCACCAAGGGCACCGCGGGCGCCGCCGTCCAGTCGGCCAACCTCGCGCTCGGTCTGCCCGAGACACTCGGCCTGCCGACGACGGGGGTGGCGCCGTGA
- a CDS encoding acetylornithine transaminase, which produces MTYQAEASALVPGLTEDSLAASNNAAWTARYDQSLMNTFGSPQRVLVRGEGCYVWDADGRRYLDLLGGLAVNSLGHAHPLLVSAVTAQLATLGHVSNFFASAPQVALAERLLDLLGPTASVLGGRVFFTNSGTEANEAAFKIARRTGRTKVVAAENGFHGRSMGALALTGKPAIREPFEPLPGGVTFVPFGDVEALAAAVDGDTAAVFLEPVQGEGGVVPAPAGYLEAAREITERTGTLLVIDEIQTGIGRCGDWFAHSAEGIVPDVVTVAKGLGGGFPIGACIGLGRAADLLGPGAHGTTFGGNPVAAAAGLAVLHAVERDGLLENVRTVGAHLRAEVLALGHPLVKGVRGRGLLLGIELAAPVAAQALGEALGAGFIVNAVTPDTIRLAPPLILDTAQADEFLAALPAILDAVGTAPKEIR; this is translated from the coding sequence ATGACGTATCAGGCCGAGGCCTCCGCGCTGGTCCCCGGGCTCACCGAGGACTCGCTGGCGGCCAGCAACAACGCCGCGTGGACCGCGCGCTACGACCAGTCGCTGATGAACACGTTCGGCAGCCCGCAGCGCGTGCTGGTGCGCGGCGAGGGCTGCTACGTGTGGGACGCCGACGGACGGCGCTACCTCGACCTGCTCGGCGGGCTGGCGGTGAACTCGCTCGGGCACGCGCACCCGCTGCTGGTGTCGGCCGTCACCGCACAGCTGGCCACGCTCGGGCACGTGTCGAACTTCTTCGCCAGCGCACCGCAGGTCGCGCTGGCCGAGCGGCTGCTCGACCTGCTGGGCCCGACGGCGTCCGTGCTGGGCGGGCGGGTGTTCTTCACCAACTCCGGCACCGAGGCGAACGAGGCGGCCTTCAAGATCGCCCGGCGCACCGGTCGGACGAAGGTCGTCGCCGCCGAGAACGGCTTCCACGGCCGTTCCATGGGCGCGCTGGCGCTGACCGGCAAGCCCGCCATCCGCGAGCCGTTCGAGCCGCTGCCCGGCGGGGTGACGTTCGTGCCGTTCGGCGACGTCGAGGCGCTGGCGGCCGCGGTCGACGGCGACACCGCGGCGGTGTTCCTCGAGCCGGTCCAGGGCGAGGGCGGCGTCGTCCCGGCGCCGGCCGGCTACCTCGAGGCCGCGCGCGAGATCACCGAGCGGACCGGGACGCTCCTGGTCATCGACGAGATCCAGACCGGCATCGGCCGCTGCGGCGACTGGTTCGCGCACTCCGCCGAGGGCATCGTGCCTGACGTCGTCACCGTCGCGAAGGGCCTCGGCGGCGGCTTCCCGATCGGGGCCTGCATCGGGCTCGGCCGTGCCGCGGACCTGCTCGGCCCCGGCGCGCACGGCACCACGTTCGGCGGCAACCCGGTCGCGGCCGCCGCCGGCCTGGCCGTGCTGCACGCCGTCGAGCGCGACGGCCTGCTCGAGAACGTCCGCACCGTCGGCGCGCACCTGCGGGCCGAGGTGCTGGCGCTCGGCCACCCGCTGGTCAAGGGCGTGCGGGGGCGCGGTCTGCTGCTCGGGATCGAACTGGCCGCCCCGGTCGCGGCGCAGGCGCTGGGCGAGGCGCTCGGCGCGGGGTTCATCGTCAACGCCGTCACTCCCGATACGATCCGGCTCGCGCCGCCGCTGATCCTCGACACCGCGCAGGCCGACGAGTTCCTGGCGGCGCTCCCGGCGATCCTGGACGCCGTCGGGACGGCCCCGAAGGAGATCCGATGA
- a CDS encoding SDR family NAD(P)-dependent oxidoreductase yields MTDGVPAGVPAARTAVITGASRGIGRALAVGLAAHGVSVGLVARDRARLDDAVAECRSHGVAAVGITADVTDRADVAEAVRALAGSLDRIDLLVNNAGVIESAEAPFLDTDVEDSWRSVEVNVRGPLLVTHAVLPVMLAGGGGRVVNLNSGLGYRSAEIYTGYAISKGALARFTGLLDLQYRSRGVRAFDLAPGHVETEMTTSMPMHAGRTEWTAPSDVVDLVAAIGDGVLDDLGGRFFRAGTDTPESLLALRDEILARDARTLRLPTAGPDDPLR; encoded by the coding sequence ATGACGGACGGCGTTCCGGCCGGGGTGCCCGCGGCCCGCACGGCGGTGATCACCGGTGCGAGCCGGGGGATCGGCCGGGCGCTCGCCGTCGGGCTGGCCGCGCACGGGGTGTCGGTCGGCCTCGTCGCACGCGACCGGGCCCGGCTCGACGATGCCGTGGCCGAGTGCCGGTCGCACGGCGTGGCGGCGGTCGGCATCACGGCCGACGTCACCGACCGGGCCGACGTGGCGGAGGCCGTGCGGGCGCTGGCCGGCAGCCTCGACCGCATCGACCTGCTGGTCAACAACGCCGGTGTCATCGAGTCGGCCGAGGCGCCGTTCCTCGACACCGACGTCGAGGACAGCTGGCGCTCCGTCGAGGTCAACGTGCGCGGTCCGCTGCTGGTGACGCACGCCGTCCTGCCGGTCATGCTGGCCGGTGGCGGCGGGCGGGTCGTCAACCTCAACAGCGGCCTGGGGTACCGGTCGGCGGAGATCTACACGGGGTACGCGATCTCGAAGGGCGCGCTGGCCCGGTTCACCGGGCTGCTCGACCTGCAGTACCGGTCGCGGGGCGTGCGGGCGTTCGACCTCGCGCCCGGCCACGTCGAGACCGAGATGACGACCTCGATGCCCATGCACGCCGGCCGCACCGAGTGGACGGCGCCATCGGACGTCGTCGACCTCGTCGCAGCCATCGGCGACGGCGTCCTGGACGACCTGGGCGGACGGTTCTTCCGCGCCGGCACCGACACCCCGGAGTCGCTGCTGGCGCTGCGCGACGAGATCCTCGCCCGCGACGCGCGGACCCTCCGCCTCCCCACCGCCGGCCCGGACGACCCCCTCCGCTGA
- a CDS encoding MmcQ/YjbR family DNA-binding protein, with amino-acid sequence MADDGDRPATVADVHEIAAAMPHATVYPGTEQKPVYQVGGKSFVFFRNPRPDAVDPSTGERYDDVIVLWVESEAEKTALVQDERTPYFTTPHFNGHRSVLVRASRLGELTRAELAEQIQDAWISRASKARVTAWLRDRGT; translated from the coding sequence ATGGCAGACGACGGCGACCGGCCCGCGACCGTCGCCGACGTGCACGAGATCGCGGCGGCCATGCCACACGCCACCGTCTACCCCGGCACCGAGCAGAAACCCGTCTACCAGGTGGGCGGCAAGTCGTTCGTGTTCTTCCGCAACCCGCGCCCCGACGCCGTCGACCCGTCGACCGGCGAGCGCTACGACGACGTGATCGTGCTGTGGGTGGAGTCGGAGGCCGAGAAGACGGCGCTGGTGCAGGACGAGCGCACGCCGTACTTCACGACCCCGCACTTCAACGGGCACCGCTCGGTGCTCGTGCGCGCCAGCCGGCTGGGCGAGCTCACCCGCGCCGAGCTGGCTGAGCAGATCCAGGACGCCTGGATCTCGCGCGCCTCGAAGGCCCGGGTGACCGCCTGGCTGCGCGACCGTGGAACGTAA
- a CDS encoding O-acetyl-ADP-ribose deacetylase — translation MARVEVVQGDITREDVDAIINAANTSLRGGGGADGAIHRAAGPRLAEAGGALAPCHPGDAVATPAFDLDPPVRHVIHTVGPVWRGGSAGEAALLASCYRRSLEVADSLGARSVAFPAISTGIFGYPPDQAARIAVDTVRSVSTQVELIRLVAFDRATHDLLAAALAT, via the coding sequence ATGGCTCGGGTCGAGGTGGTGCAGGGCGACATCACCCGCGAGGACGTCGACGCGATCATCAACGCGGCCAACACGTCGCTGCGCGGCGGTGGCGGGGCCGACGGCGCCATCCACCGGGCCGCCGGGCCGCGGCTCGCGGAGGCCGGGGGAGCGCTGGCGCCATGCCATCCGGGCGACGCCGTGGCGACCCCGGCGTTCGACCTCGACCCGCCCGTCCGCCACGTGATTCACACCGTCGGCCCGGTCTGGCGCGGCGGCTCGGCGGGGGAGGCGGCCCTGCTGGCGTCGTGCTACCGCCGGTCGCTCGAGGTGGCGGACTCCTTGGGAGCGCGGTCGGTCGCGTTCCCGGCCATCTCGACCGGCATCTTCGGCTACCCGCCCGACCAGGCCGCCCGCATCGCCGTCGACACCGTCCGGTCCGTTTCGACGCAGGTGGAGCTGATCCGGCTGGTCGCCTTCGACCGCGCCACCCACGACCTGCTCGCGGCCGCCCTCGCGACCTGA
- the argF gene encoding ornithine carbamoyltransferase, whose protein sequence is MTRHFLRDDDLSPAEYLQVLDMAAELKADRFAYRPLEGPRAVAVIFDKRSTRTRVSFSVGIAELGGYPLVIDAQTSQMGRGEPIADTARVLDRQCAAIVWRTYEQGRLEAMAAAAAVPVVNALTDEFHPCQLLADLQTVRERKGTLAGLTLTYAGDGANNMAHSYLLAGATAGMHVRIASPTGYAPAAAVLSRAAEIAAQTGGSVAHVTDPADGFAGADVLATDTWVSMGQEAEAGDREAPFVPFALTADAVKAAAADPVVLHCLPAYRGKEIAAEVIDGPASAVWDEAENRLHAQKALLTWLLSQEAVA, encoded by the coding sequence ATGACCCGGCACTTCCTCCGCGACGACGACCTGTCGCCGGCCGAGTACCTGCAGGTCCTCGACATGGCCGCCGAGCTCAAGGCGGACCGGTTCGCGTACCGGCCGCTCGAGGGCCCGCGCGCCGTCGCGGTGATCTTCGACAAGCGCTCCACCCGCACCCGCGTCTCGTTCAGCGTCGGCATCGCCGAGCTGGGCGGATACCCGCTGGTCATCGACGCGCAGACGTCGCAGATGGGCCGGGGCGAGCCGATCGCCGACACCGCGCGGGTGCTGGACCGGCAGTGTGCCGCCATCGTCTGGCGCACCTACGAGCAGGGGCGCCTCGAGGCCATGGCCGCAGCTGCCGCCGTCCCCGTCGTCAATGCCCTGACCGACGAGTTCCACCCCTGCCAGCTGCTCGCCGACCTGCAGACCGTGCGCGAGCGCAAGGGCACGCTGGCCGGGCTGACGCTGACCTACGCCGGCGACGGCGCGAACAACATGGCGCACTCCTACCTGCTGGCCGGCGCCACCGCCGGCATGCACGTGCGCATCGCGTCGCCGACGGGGTACGCGCCGGCCGCCGCCGTGCTGTCGCGGGCGGCCGAGATCGCGGCGCAGACCGGCGGCTCGGTCGCGCACGTCACCGACCCCGCGGACGGGTTCGCGGGCGCCGACGTGCTGGCCACCGACACCTGGGTGTCCATGGGGCAGGAGGCCGAGGCCGGCGACCGCGAGGCGCCGTTCGTGCCGTTCGCGCTGACGGCGGACGCGGTGAAGGCCGCCGCCGCTGACCCCGTCGTGCTGCACTGCCTGCCCGCCTACCGGGGCAAGGAGATCGCGGCCGAGGTCATCGACGGCCCGGCGAGCGCCGTCTGGGACGAGGCCGAGAACCGGCTGCACGCGCAGAAGGCGCTGCTGACCTGGCTGCTCTCGCAGGAGGCCGTGGCATGA
- the argB gene encoding acetylglutamate kinase, whose amino-acid sequence MTAAVNGALTNGALAKAGVLVEALPWLKRFHGKIVVVKYGGNAMIDDDLKRAFADDIVFLRLAGLKPVVVHGGGPQITAMLDRLGIASEFRGGLRVTTPEAMDVVRMVLVGQVSREIVGLMNAHGPLAVGLSGEDAGLFTAERQSAIIDGEPVDIGLVGDVAQVNADAVRDLIDAGRIPVVSSVAPDADGVVHNVNADTAAAALAVELGAEKLVVLTDVEGLYRNYPVDTEIVQEITAGELTTLLPSLSSGMIPKMQACLRAVEGGVPEATIIDGRVPNSLLLEVFTDEGVGTMVIPS is encoded by the coding sequence GTGACGGCGGCTGTGAACGGGGCGCTCACGAACGGGGCACTGGCGAAGGCCGGTGTGCTGGTCGAGGCGCTGCCCTGGCTGAAGCGGTTCCACGGCAAGATCGTCGTGGTGAAGTACGGCGGCAACGCGATGATCGACGACGACCTCAAGCGGGCGTTCGCCGACGACATCGTCTTCCTGCGGCTGGCCGGGCTGAAGCCGGTCGTCGTGCACGGGGGCGGGCCGCAGATCACCGCCATGCTCGACCGCCTCGGCATCGCCAGCGAGTTCCGCGGCGGCCTGCGGGTCACCACGCCCGAGGCCATGGACGTCGTCCGCATGGTGCTGGTCGGCCAGGTGAGCCGCGAGATCGTCGGGCTGATGAACGCGCACGGCCCGCTCGCGGTCGGGCTGTCCGGTGAGGACGCTGGCCTGTTCACCGCCGAGCGGCAGTCGGCCATCATCGACGGCGAGCCGGTCGACATCGGGCTGGTCGGCGACGTCGCACAGGTGAACGCGGACGCCGTCCGCGACCTCATCGACGCCGGGCGCATCCCCGTCGTCTCGTCGGTCGCGCCCGACGCCGACGGCGTGGTGCACAACGTCAACGCCGACACCGCGGCCGCCGCACTGGCCGTGGAGCTGGGCGCGGAGAAACTGGTCGTGCTGACCGACGTCGAGGGGCTGTACCGGAACTACCCCGTCGACACCGAGATCGTGCAGGAGATCACGGCCGGCGAGCTGACGACGCTGCTGCCGTCGCTCTCGTCGGGCATGATCCCGAAGATGCAGGCCTGCCTGCGCGCGGTCGAGGGCGGGGTGCCCGAGGCGACGATCATCGACGGCCGGGTCCCCAACTCGCTGCTGCTGGAAGTGTTCACCGATGAAGGCGTGGGAACGATGGTGATCCCCTCATGA